In Candidatus Binataceae bacterium, a genomic segment contains:
- a CDS encoding alpha/beta hydrolase — MSQQQLQALVQMLKAQPMNPGASIEETRAGFEQMASMFPVEADVKSEPVSAGGVKSEWIAAPGADGGRAILYLHGGGYVIGSINTHRALAGRLSRAAKARVLVIDYRLAPEHPHPAAVEDAVAAYRWMLQQGLQASRIAVSGDSAGGGLTVATLVAIRDANLPMPAAGAPMSPWVDMEAIGDSMTSKSAADPLVQKEGLLNMAKAYLGGKHPRTPLAAPLYADLSGLPALLIQVGTAETLLDDASRLAERAKKAGVNVTYEPWENMIHVWQLFAPMLDEGKQAIERIGAFVQKHT; from the coding sequence ATGTCTCAACAACAACTTCAAGCGCTCGTTCAAATGTTGAAGGCGCAGCCGATGAATCCCGGCGCGTCGATTGAGGAGACCCGCGCGGGCTTCGAGCAGATGGCCAGCATGTTCCCGGTCGAGGCCGACGTGAAGTCAGAGCCGGTTAGTGCCGGTGGCGTCAAGTCCGAATGGATCGCCGCGCCCGGCGCAGACGGCGGCCGCGCGATCCTGTATCTCCACGGCGGCGGCTATGTAATCGGATCAATCAACACGCATCGAGCGCTGGCGGGCAGGCTCTCGCGCGCCGCGAAAGCACGCGTGCTGGTGATTGACTATCGCCTTGCCCCGGAACATCCGCATCCGGCCGCGGTCGAGGATGCGGTGGCCGCATATCGATGGATGTTGCAGCAGGGCTTGCAGGCCTCACGGATCGCGGTATCCGGTGATTCTGCCGGTGGAGGACTGACGGTTGCGACGCTGGTCGCGATTCGAGATGCGAACTTGCCGATGCCAGCAGCAGGGGCGCCGATGTCGCCGTGGGTCGACATGGAGGCGATAGGCGATTCGATGACCTCGAAGTCCGCTGCCGACCCGCTCGTGCAGAAGGAAGGCCTTCTGAACATGGCCAAAGCTTATCTCGGCGGCAAACATCCGCGCACTCCGCTTGCGGCACCGCTCTATGCAGACCTGTCAGGTCTGCCGGCGCTGCTCATTCAGGTTGGCACCGCCGAGACTCTACTCGACGATGCATCGAGGCTCGCCGAGCGCGCCAAGAAGGCGGGCGTCAATGTGACCTACGAGCCGTGGGAAAACATGATCCACGTGTGGCAACTCTTCGCGCCCATGCTCGACGAAGGCAAGCAGGCGATCGAACGCATCGGCGCGTTTGTTCAGAAGCATACGTGA
- a CDS encoding 2OG-Fe(II) oxygenase, translating to MASAGDRIAALDWDQIESDLNERGFAQTGPLLHADQCASLIALYDDRDRFRSRIVMARLGYGVGEYKYFTQPLPALVAELRTALYRRLAPIANRWSKLLGGGHEFPRSVGEYLKACHAAGQSRPTPLLLRYQAGGYNCLHQDLYGELAFPLQFTCLLSQRGSDYEGGESLLVEQRPRAQSRGEAIVLDRGAALIFPNRYRPVAGARGHYRVSVRHGVSTVRRGERYALGIIFHDAK from the coding sequence ATGGCCTCCGCCGGCGATCGTATCGCCGCGCTCGATTGGGATCAGATCGAAAGCGATCTGAACGAGCGCGGCTTTGCGCAGACCGGACCACTGCTGCATGCCGACCAGTGCGCAAGCCTGATAGCGCTCTACGACGATCGCGACCGTTTTCGCAGCCGCATCGTGATGGCCCGGCTCGGATATGGGGTCGGAGAATATAAATATTTTACGCAGCCTCTGCCCGCGCTGGTGGCGGAACTGAGAACGGCGCTTTATCGGCGGCTTGCGCCGATTGCGAACCGGTGGTCGAAACTGCTTGGGGGCGGGCATGAATTCCCAAGATCGGTCGGAGAGTATCTGAAGGCCTGCCACGCGGCCGGGCAAAGCCGGCCGACACCCTTACTGCTTCGCTACCAGGCGGGCGGCTACAACTGCCTTCACCAGGACCTCTATGGTGAGTTGGCGTTTCCGCTTCAATTCACTTGCCTGCTGAGTCAACGAGGCAGCGATTATGAAGGCGGGGAATCGCTGCTCGTCGAGCAGCGCCCCCGTGCCCAATCGCGCGGGGAGGCGATCGTGTTGGATCGCGGAGCTGCGCTGATCTTTCCCAATCGCTATCGTCCGGTTGCGGGAGCGCGCGGGCATTACCGAGTCAGCGTGCGGCATGGGGTGAGTACCGTACGGAGGGGGGAGCGGTACGCGCTAGGGATCATTTTTCACGATGCCAAGTGA